The Cydia amplana chromosome 19, ilCydAmpl1.1, whole genome shotgun sequence genome includes a window with the following:
- the LOC134656953 gene encoding 3-oxoacyl-[acyl-carrier-protein] reductase FabG-like — protein sequence MSFANKVVIVTGASSGIGAATALMFAKEGADVALIARTQAKLAAVAKNIEALGRKPFVIQADLSKEADAATVIPKTVKHFGKLDVLVNNAGMASEGCLLDGKALQAYDDMMKTNVRAVIQLTSLAAPYLIQTKGNVVNISSVVEIRPSMVPTLMFYAVSKAALGHFTRGAALELAPSGVRVNSVNPGPVENEFITNNKLGNVDELNGSLAGFTALGYLAKDDGIGHVILFLASNKARSITGSTYVIDNGYLLK from the coding sequence ATGAGTTTTGCTAACAAAGTGGTGATAGTGACGGGAGCAAGCTCGGGCATCGGCGCGGCGACGGCGCTGATGTTCGCCAAGGAGGGCGCCGACGTGGCGCTCATAGCGCGCACGCAGGCCAAGCTCGCCGCCGTCGCCAAAAACATCGAGGCGCTCGGCAGGAAACCCTTCGTCATACAAGCCGACCTCTCCAAGGAAGCTGACGCCGCCACCGTCATCCCTAAAACTGTAAAACATTTCGGGAAACTGGATGTGCTCGTCAACAACGCCGGGATGGCTTCAGAGGGATGCTTACTAGATGGCAAGGCGTTACAAGCATACGACGATATGATGAAAACCAACGTAAGAGCTGTGATCCAACTGACCAGCCTTGCAGCGCCTTATCTGATCCAGACTAAGGGAAATGTGGTCAACATATCTAGTGTAGTAGAAATTAGGCCCAGCATGGTACCAACGCTTATGTTTTATGCCGTGTCAAAGGCGGCATTGGGGCACTTCACGCGTGGCGCGGCTTTGGAATTGGCACCATCAGGCGTCAGGGTAAATTCTGTGAACCCCGGGCCGGTGGAGAACGAATTTATAACCAACAACAAGCTCGGCAACGTCGATGAATTAAATGGAAGCCTGGCAGGCTTTACTGCTTTGGGGTATTTAGCTAAAGACGATGGGATTGGACACGTCATTTTGTTCTTAGCGAGTAATAAGGCGAGGAGCATTACTGGCTCAACCTACGTCATTGATAATGGATACCTTTTGAAATGA